Proteins from one Flavobacterium branchiarum genomic window:
- a CDS encoding acetate/propionate family kinase: MKILILNSGSSSIKYQLMKMPENEVICSGMIDRIGLESSNVTYKTKAVSFEETVSIQTHKIGLEKVANLLLNDETGVIKATSEIGAVGHRIVHGGSLFSDTTIITDEVKNKVKELSELAPLHNPAHYVGINVAEEIFTTAKQVAVFDTAFHQTIPVEAYKYAIPNYLLTENKIRVYGFHGTSHKYVSEQAKELLENSSKIITIHLGNGCSMTAIKDGKSIDHTMGFSPSNGLIMGTRAGDIDQSVIFYMMKNLNYTADEVNSILLKQSGMLGLTGYSDLRDIESEAEKGNKECQLALVMNAYRIKKFIGSYAAALNGLDAIVFTAGIGENSSYIRKLVCTDMDYFGIELDDEKNQIRSKSNREINTETSKTKILVIPTDEELEIANQVYKLLKN; the protein is encoded by the coding sequence ATGAAAATATTAATATTAAATTCAGGGAGTTCTTCTATTAAATACCAATTAATGAAAATGCCAGAGAACGAAGTAATTTGTTCTGGAATGATAGACAGAATTGGACTAGAGAGTTCGAATGTAACATACAAAACGAAAGCAGTTTCTTTTGAAGAAACAGTGTCAATACAGACACATAAAATAGGATTAGAGAAAGTTGCCAATTTACTTTTAAATGATGAAACAGGAGTAATAAAAGCGACTTCAGAAATTGGAGCTGTTGGGCATCGTATCGTTCATGGCGGTAGTCTTTTTTCGGATACAACAATTATTACAGATGAGGTTAAAAACAAAGTAAAAGAGCTTTCAGAATTAGCTCCATTGCATAATCCAGCACATTATGTAGGGATAAATGTAGCCGAAGAAATTTTTACAACTGCAAAACAAGTAGCAGTTTTTGATACTGCTTTTCATCAAACTATTCCTGTTGAAGCATATAAATACGCTATACCAAATTATCTTTTAACAGAAAATAAAATACGTGTTTATGGTTTTCATGGAACAAGCCATAAATATGTTTCTGAACAAGCAAAAGAATTATTAGAAAATAGCTCTAAGATTATCACAATACATCTTGGAAACGGATGTAGTATGACAGCTATTAAAGATGGAAAAAGTATAGATCATACTATGGGATTTTCTCCATCAAACGGTTTGATTATGGGAACACGAGCAGGAGATATAGACCAATCGGTTATCTTTTATATGATGAAAAATCTAAATTACACTGCTGATGAGGTAAATTCGATTTTATTGAAACAAAGCGGTATGCTTGGGCTTACGGGGTATAGTGATTTACGTGACATTGAATCAGAAGCAGAAAAAGGAAACAAAGAATGTCAATTGGCTTTGGTTATGAATGCCTACAGAATTAAGAAATTCATAGGTTCTTACGCTGCAGCTTTAAATGGTTTAGACGCTATTGTTTTTACCGCAGGAATAGGAGAGAACTCGTCGTATATTAGAAAATTAGTATGTACAGATATGGATTACTTTGGAATAGAGCTTGATGATGAAAAAAATCAAATTCGTTCTAAATCAAATCGTGAAATTAATACGGAGACATCTAAAACTAAAATTTTAGTAATCCCTACAGATGAAGAACTTGAAATTGCAAATCAGGTTTATAAGTTGCTTAAAAACTAA
- the pta gene encoding phosphate acetyltransferase: MSKAVYIATSEQNSGKSIITLGLMSMLMGKTAKVGYFRPIIEDFVDGDRDNHIDTVLTHFNLDIAFEDAFAITKSKLIKKKNKGKIGEVLDLIIEKYKRLEERFDFVLVEGTSFTGEGTAIELDTNVLIAKNLGIPTIILGTGVDKTLDELIDNLSLVYNSFKVKDVEVLAVIANKVQLENVELVTSGLQKSLPEGVLVNAIPIVSGLNHPTMQEIVNHLGAKVLFGEAYLNNQTGHFSVGAMQLHNYLMHLGNNSLVITPGDRADIILGVLQANESANYPAISGIVLTGNILPEESILKLIEGLSPIVPIIAVEEGTYHITNRIGAIKSQIYANNAHKIETSISTFEKYIDLDRLSEKLITFQAEGMTPRMFQYNMVKRAKQHRKHIVLPEGNDDRIIMAASRLLDMDVVDISIIGDKKQIENKVIELGITFDFSKVNIINPTESDLYEDYANTYYELRKAKNVSITMARDLMEDVSYFGTMMVYKGHADGMVSGAAHTTQHTILPALQFIKTKPNSSVVSSVFFMCLEDRVSVFGDCAINPNPTAEQLAEIAISSAESSLAFGIEPKIAMLSYSSGSSGKGDEVEKVRTATEIVKQKRPDLKIEGPIQYDAAVDRSVGKSKMPDSEVAGQASVLIFPDLNTGNNTYKAVQRETGALAIGPMLQGLKKPVNDLSRGCTVDDIINTVVITAIQAQGL, from the coding sequence ATGAGTAAAGCGGTATATATAGCGACAAGTGAACAAAATAGTGGAAAATCCATTATTACCTTGGGGTTGATGAGTATGTTAATGGGGAAAACTGCCAAGGTTGGGTATTTTAGGCCTATTATTGAAGATTTTGTCGATGGTGATCGAGACAATCATATTGATACAGTACTAACGCATTTTAATCTTGATATAGCTTTTGAAGATGCATTTGCAATTACCAAAAGCAAATTAATTAAGAAAAAAAATAAAGGCAAGATAGGTGAGGTTTTAGATTTAATTATCGAAAAATACAAGCGTCTTGAAGAACGTTTTGATTTTGTATTGGTTGAAGGAACTAGTTTTACAGGAGAAGGAACTGCAATTGAGTTAGATACAAATGTATTAATAGCGAAGAATCTTGGGATTCCGACTATTATTTTGGGAACTGGAGTTGATAAGACATTAGATGAATTAATTGATAATCTTTCGCTTGTTTATAATTCATTTAAGGTGAAAGATGTTGAGGTATTGGCGGTTATAGCTAATAAAGTACAACTTGAAAACGTAGAATTAGTAACTTCTGGGTTGCAAAAAAGTTTGCCAGAAGGTGTGTTAGTAAATGCAATTCCTATTGTTTCGGGGTTGAATCACCCAACGATGCAGGAAATTGTTAACCATCTTGGAGCGAAAGTTTTGTTTGGAGAAGCTTATTTAAATAATCAAACAGGACATTTTAGTGTTGGGGCAATGCAATTGCATAATTATTTAATGCATTTAGGGAACAACTCACTGGTGATTACTCCTGGTGATCGCGCTGATATTATTTTGGGCGTATTACAAGCTAATGAATCTGCAAATTATCCAGCAATTTCAGGAATTGTACTTACTGGGAATATTTTGCCAGAAGAGAGTATTTTGAAACTAATAGAAGGACTTTCGCCGATTGTTCCGATTATTGCTGTAGAAGAGGGAACGTATCATATTACGAATAGAATAGGAGCAATTAAATCACAGATCTATGCCAATAACGCACATAAGATCGAGACTTCAATTAGTACTTTTGAAAAGTATATTGATTTAGATCGTTTATCCGAAAAACTGATTACTTTTCAAGCTGAAGGAATGACACCAAGAATGTTTCAATACAATATGGTTAAGAGAGCTAAACAGCACCGAAAACATATTGTTTTGCCAGAAGGGAATGATGATCGAATTATTATGGCAGCTTCACGATTATTAGATATGGATGTTGTTGATATTTCTATTATTGGAGATAAAAAACAAATAGAAAATAAAGTCATAGAATTAGGAATTACTTTTGATTTTTCTAAAGTCAATATTATTAATCCGACTGAATCTGATCTTTATGAGGATTACGCAAATACGTATTATGAGCTTAGAAAAGCGAAGAATGTAAGTATTACCATGGCTAGAGATTTAATGGAAGATGTCTCTTATTTTGGTACTATGATGGTGTATAAAGGGCATGCTGATGGAATGGTTTCGGGAGCGGCTCATACAACACAACATACAATATTACCTGCTTTACAGTTTATTAAAACTAAACCAAATTCATCTGTAGTTTCCTCTGTGTTCTTTATGTGTTTAGAAGATCGCGTTTCGGTATTTGGGGATTGCGCCATTAATCCAAATCCTACTGCTGAACAATTGGCAGAAATTGCTATTTCTTCTGCAGAATCAAGCCTTGCTTTTGGAATAGAACCAAAAATTGCAATGCTTTCTTATTCTTCTGGTTCATCAGGAAAAGGAGATGAAGTTGAAAAGGTAAGAACTGCAACCGAAATCGTTAAACAAAAACGTCCAGACTTAAAAATAGAAGGCCCAATTCAGTATGATGCCGCGGTAGATAGAAGTGTTGGAAAAAGCAAAATGCCAGATTCAGAAGTTGCAGGACAAGCAAGTGTGCTTATTTTTCCTGATTTAAACACTGGAAATAATACTTATAAAGCCGTACAAAGAGAAACGGGGGCATTAGCAATTGGACCAATGTTACAAGGATTAAAAAAACCAGTAAATGATTTAAGCCGAGGCTGTACCGTAGATGATATTATAAACACAGTTGTTATTACAGCCATTCAAGCACAAGGATTATAA
- the corA gene encoding magnesium/cobalt transporter CorA, protein MRKIKYKKGRKLQPYYLEYTGQHKDTQSEMQLFVYDDLEVTEYDNFNIAALNTCIDYTKNNWLNIHGLNNIDLIKSIGEYFGVDGFTLADILNTTKRTKLQEQQEILFFNIKSLLPSEHSDNISVEQISFIIKDGILISFQEKRSDFFTHIRERIRQHAGIVRNKKVDYLLYLLLDAVMENFYITLEDEENKVEELINITKGDTSPIILEKIEKHRDNFNFLKRSIIPLRDSLYDIKSIKDDNTFNGIEKENFSFFARLHQKSLELLEQIESDMSSLESASNFYFSAQSHKMNEIMKTLTIISAIFIPLTFIVGVYGMNFENIPELKYQYGYYSVMIGMFLLVIALIIYFKKRRWF, encoded by the coding sequence ATGAGAAAGATAAAGTACAAGAAAGGCCGAAAATTACAACCCTATTATTTAGAATATACAGGTCAGCATAAAGACACGCAGTCGGAAATGCAACTCTTTGTTTATGACGATTTAGAAGTAACAGAATATGATAATTTTAATATAGCGGCTTTAAATACTTGTATTGATTACACCAAAAATAACTGGCTTAATATTCATGGTTTAAACAATATTGATTTGATTAAATCTATTGGTGAATATTTTGGAGTAGATGGATTTACACTTGCTGATATACTCAACACTACTAAAAGAACAAAGTTACAGGAACAACAAGAGATTCTGTTCTTTAATATAAAATCACTTTTACCTTCGGAGCATTCTGATAATATTAGCGTCGAACAGATTAGTTTTATAATCAAAGATGGCATTTTAATTTCTTTTCAGGAAAAACGAAGTGATTTTTTTACTCACATCCGCGAACGCATAAGGCAGCATGCAGGTATTGTAAGAAATAAAAAAGTCGATTACCTACTTTATCTACTATTAGATGCAGTGATGGAAAATTTTTATATCACACTCGAAGATGAAGAAAATAAGGTTGAGGAACTAATTAATATAACCAAAGGAGATACGAGTCCTATTATTCTTGAGAAAATTGAAAAACACAGGGATAATTTTAATTTTTTAAAGCGTTCAATCATACCACTTCGAGACTCTTTATATGATATTAAAAGTATAAAAGACGACAATACATTTAATGGAATAGAGAAAGAAAATTTTAGTTTTTTTGCTCGTTTACATCAAAAAAGCCTAGAACTTTTAGAACAAATAGAATCGGATATGAGCTCGTTAGAAAGTGCTTCTAATTTTTATTTTTCGGCGCAAAGCCATAAAATGAATGAAATTATGAAAACACTAACGATTATTTCAGCAATATTTATTCCGCTTACTTTTATAGTTGGTGTATACGGAATGAATTTTGAAAACATACCTGAACTTAAGTATCAGTATGGTTATTATTCTGTTATGATTGGAATGTTTTTATTGGTGATAGCTTTGATTATTTATTTTAAAAAAAGAAGATGGTTTTAG
- a CDS encoding GNAT family N-acetyltransferase, with protein sequence MITFKTATIADVPTIREIAFKTWPNTYGEILSKEQLDYMLGKFYEPALLEDSILNGHIFTMAYEDDLCLGYAGYQHNYLDKNVTRLNKLYLLPESQGKGMGKMLIDTVEASAKENGSDIVTLNVNRFNKASSFYKKMGFEIVDEADIELDFGYLMEDYIMEKKVK encoded by the coding sequence ATGATTACATTCAAAACAGCAACAATAGCAGATGTACCTACAATAAGAGAAATTGCATTTAAAACTTGGCCTAATACATATGGCGAAATTTTGTCTAAAGAGCAACTTGATTATATGCTCGGTAAATTTTATGAACCAGCTCTTTTAGAAGACAGTATTCTTAACGGTCATATTTTTACAATGGCGTACGAAGATGATTTATGTCTTGGTTATGCTGGGTACCAACATAATTATTTAGATAAGAATGTTACTCGATTAAATAAATTGTACTTACTTCCAGAGTCTCAAGGAAAAGGAATGGGGAAAATGTTAATAGATACAGTAGAGGCGTCAGCTAAAGAAAATGGATCGGATATTGTTACTCTGAATGTAAATCGATTTAATAAAGCGTCTTCTTTTTATAAGAAAATGGGATTCGAAATTGTAGACGAAGCAGATATCGAGCTTGATTTTGGATACTTAATGGAAGATTATATAATGGAAAAAAAGGTAAAGTAA
- a CDS encoding tRNA-(ms[2]io[6]A)-hydroxylase translates to MGVLRLQLPTDPRWVNIVEKNIEEILTDHAWCEQKAATNAITIITNNSEHQDLVKDLLALAKEEIDHFEQVHNIIIKRGLKLGRERKDDYVNELYLYMKRSSDGSRVSSLVERLLFSAMIEARSCERFKVLSENIKDEELSVFYRDLMESEAGHYTTFITYARKYGVGIDVEKRWREWLAYEESIISNYGKGETIHG, encoded by the coding sequence ATGGGAGTACTTAGATTACAATTACCAACTGACCCAAGATGGGTAAATATTGTTGAGAAGAACATTGAAGAGATATTAACTGATCATGCTTGGTGTGAGCAAAAAGCAGCTACAAACGCTATTACCATAATCACTAATAACTCAGAACATCAAGATTTAGTTAAAGATTTACTGGCTTTGGCCAAAGAAGAAATTGATCATTTTGAACAAGTGCATAATATCATCATTAAAAGAGGATTAAAACTTGGACGTGAACGCAAAGACGATTATGTAAATGAATTGTATTTGTATATGAAGAGAAGCAGTGACGGAAGCCGTGTTTCTAGCTTAGTTGAGCGATTATTATTCTCAGCAATGATTGAAGCTAGAAGTTGTGAGCGATTTAAAGTGCTTTCGGAAAATATCAAAGATGAAGAGTTATCCGTTTTTTATAGAGACTTAATGGAAAGTGAAGCGGGACACTATACTACTTTTATTACCTATGCTAGAAAATACGGTGTCGGAATTGATGTAGAGAAACGTTGGAGAGAATGGCTTGCTTATGAAGAGTCTATTATTTCTAATTACGGAAAAGGAGAAACGATTCACGGGTAG
- the glyA gene encoding serine hydroxymethyltransferase, producing the protein MQRDEQIFDLILEEQDRQIHGLELIASENFVSDEVMEAAGSVLTNKYAEGYPGKRYYGGCEVVDVIEQIAIDRAKELFGATYANVQPHSGSQANTAVYHACLKPGDKILGFDLSHGGHLTHGSPVNFSGRLYTPVFYGVDKETGRLDYDKIQEIATKEQPKLIIAGASAYSRDMDFERFRVIADSVGAILFADISHPAGLIAKGLMNDPIPHCHIVSTTTHKTLRGPRGGLILMGKDFENPQGLTNPKGEIRMMSALLDLAVFPGNQGGPLMHIIAAKAVAFGEALQDEFFTYAMQLRSNAKAMAEAFVKRGYDIISGGTDNHMMLIDLRNKGISGKDAENALVKAEITVNKNMVPFDDKSPFVTSGIRVGTAAITTRGLVESDMETIVALIDRVLTNHTSEEVIEEVANEVNEMMSERAIFVY; encoded by the coding sequence ATGCAACGCGACGAACAAATTTTTGATCTTATTCTTGAAGAACAAGACAGACAAATTCACGGATTGGAACTAATCGCTTCAGAAAATTTTGTAAGTGATGAGGTAATGGAAGCAGCTGGTTCTGTTTTAACAAATAAATATGCAGAAGGTTATCCAGGTAAAAGATACTACGGAGGTTGTGAAGTAGTTGACGTTATTGAACAAATTGCAATAGATAGAGCTAAAGAATTATTTGGAGCTACTTACGCAAACGTTCAACCACACTCAGGATCACAAGCAAATACTGCAGTTTATCATGCATGTTTAAAGCCAGGAGATAAAATCTTAGGATTTGATTTATCTCACGGTGGACACTTAACTCACGGGTCTCCAGTAAACTTTTCTGGACGTTTATATACGCCAGTTTTTTATGGTGTAGATAAAGAAACAGGACGATTGGATTATGATAAAATTCAAGAAATTGCTACTAAAGAGCAACCAAAATTAATTATTGCAGGAGCTTCGGCTTATTCTCGCGATATGGATTTTGAGCGTTTTAGAGTAATTGCAGATAGCGTTGGAGCAATTTTATTTGCTGATATTTCGCACCCTGCTGGACTTATCGCTAAAGGGTTAATGAATGATCCAATTCCTCATTGTCATATTGTTTCTACAACGACACACAAAACATTACGTGGACCACGTGGAGGATTAATCTTAATGGGTAAAGATTTTGAAAACCCACAAGGATTAACAAATCCAAAAGGTGAAATCAGAATGATGTCTGCATTATTAGACTTAGCTGTGTTTCCAGGTAATCAAGGTGGGCCTTTGATGCACATTATTGCAGCTAAAGCGGTTGCTTTTGGAGAAGCATTACAAGATGAATTCTTTACTTATGCAATGCAATTAAGAAGCAATGCAAAAGCAATGGCAGAAGCTTTTGTAAAAAGAGGATACGATATCATTTCTGGAGGAACAGACAATCATATGATGTTAATTGACCTTAGAAATAAAGGGATTTCAGGTAAAGATGCTGAAAATGCATTGGTAAAAGCTGAAATTACTGTAAATAAAAATATGGTTCCATTTGATGATAAATCACCATTTGTGACTTCAGGAATCCGTGTAGGAACAGCTGCAATCACAACTCGTGGTTTAGTTGAAAGCGATATGGAAACTATTGTTGCTTTAATCGATAGAGTATTAACAAATCACACTAGTGAGGAAGTTATCGAAGAAGTTGCTAATGAAGTAAATGAAATGATGAGCGAAAGAGCTATCTTCGTTTACTAA
- the fahA gene encoding fumarylacetoacetase, translating into MPITANDTKRKSWLDVPENSDFPIQNIPFGVFLTKENIVTVGTRIGDYAIDLGALQQLSYFSGIDLTDDMFMQDTLNDFISDGKKTWRLVRNRIADIFDINNPQLRDSTKDKDIVIFKIDDVEMQLPVLIGDYTDFYSSREHATNVGKMFRDPENALLPNWLHIPVGYHGRSSTIIPSGIPVHRPMGQTLPNGENSPVFGPSRLIDFELETAFITTDANIMGEPIPAYEAEDYIFGMVLLNDWSARDIQKWEYVPLGPFLAKNFASSISPWIVTMDALEPFRTKGPKQDPSPLPYLQTKGKKGFDINLEVSLKPLDKEETVISRSNFKYMYWSMSQQLAHHTSNGCRVNSGDMMGSGTISGPTPDSYGSMLELTWGGKNPIKLNDGSERKFIEDNDTVIMRGYCESNEVRIGFGEVSSQLLPPFVRQ; encoded by the coding sequence ATGCCGATAACTGCCAACGATACTAAACGAAAATCATGGTTAGATGTACCAGAGAATAGTGATTTCCCTATTCAAAACATTCCCTTCGGTGTTTTTCTTACCAAAGAAAATATAGTAACGGTTGGAACAAGAATTGGTGACTACGCCATAGATCTAGGTGCTTTACAACAATTAAGCTATTTCTCAGGAATTGACTTAACTGATGATATGTTTATGCAAGACACGCTAAATGATTTCATTTCAGATGGTAAAAAAACTTGGAGATTGGTTAGAAACCGTATTGCCGATATTTTTGATATTAACAATCCTCAACTAAGAGACTCTACAAAAGATAAAGATATTGTGATTTTTAAAATCGATGATGTCGAAATGCAACTACCTGTTTTAATTGGTGATTATACCGATTTCTATTCAAGCAGAGAACATGCAACTAATGTAGGGAAAATGTTTCGTGATCCAGAAAATGCCTTACTTCCAAACTGGCTACATATCCCTGTAGGTTACCACGGAAGAAGCTCAACTATTATTCCTTCTGGAATTCCTGTACACAGACCAATGGGACAAACGCTTCCTAATGGAGAAAATTCTCCTGTTTTTGGTCCATCAAGATTAATTGATTTTGAATTGGAAACAGCATTTATTACAACCGATGCTAACATAATGGGCGAGCCTATTCCTGCTTATGAAGCCGAAGATTATATTTTCGGAATGGTTTTATTAAATGACTGGAGCGCTCGTGACATTCAGAAATGGGAGTATGTGCCTTTAGGTCCATTCTTGGCAAAAAACTTTGCTTCTTCTATTTCTCCATGGATCGTAACTATGGATGCCTTAGAACCATTTAGAACAAAAGGACCTAAACAAGATCCTTCGCCTCTACCTTATTTGCAAACTAAAGGTAAAAAAGGATTTGATATCAATTTAGAAGTTTCTCTTAAACCTTTAGACAAAGAGGAAACAGTAATATCTAGATCAAACTTTAAATACATGTACTGGTCAATGAGCCAACAATTAGCACATCACACCTCTAACGGTTGTCGCGTTAATTCTGGTGACATGATGGGTTCTGGAACAATATCTGGCCCAACTCCTGATAGTTATGGTTCTATGCTTGAACTAACTTGGGGAGGAAAAAATCCAATAAAATTAAACGATGGTAGTGAACGTAAGTTCATAGAAGATAACGACACTGTAATTATGAGAGGATATTGCGAAAGCAATGAAGTACGTATCGGTTTTGGAGAAGTTTCCAGCCAATTACTTCCTCCGTTCGTGAGACAATGA
- a CDS encoding agmatine deiminase family protein, which yields MIKFQILILFTSIVTPAFHSCASDESISEVIQTPDPSQVQYKMPDESEPHEGTWLQWPHQYQHGVSYRNDLDDTWIAMTNALQSTEKVHIIAYDLVEQARIINLLKKAGVSLVNIDFKIHRTDDVWVRDNGPIYVRDAQGKLVIEDWGFNGWGGKYDSANCDAIPTAIGVDTGMAVLNLNNIMVNEGGSVELDGHGVLMATKSSIISQKPKNSIRNKGMSQAQAESNFTKYLGATKFIWLEGGFSEEDVTDMHIDGIVKFASGNKMITMSDSDLSNWGLIDSDIAILKSASNAKNEVYTKVILPLTQGNVTTKTGIALGYKGSYINFYVANGKVLVPNYNDPNDAVANKIIEELYPGRKVIGIDVRNLYANGGMVHCVTQQQPLQ from the coding sequence ATGATAAAATTTCAAATTTTAATTTTGTTTACATCGATTGTAACACCAGCTTTTCATTCATGTGCTAGCGACGAAAGCATCAGTGAAGTGATACAAACGCCAGATCCTTCGCAAGTACAATATAAAATGCCCGACGAATCTGAGCCACATGAAGGAACGTGGTTACAATGGCCTCATCAATACCAGCATGGTGTTTCATACAGAAATGATTTGGATGATACATGGATAGCAATGACCAATGCATTACAATCTACAGAAAAAGTGCACATTATTGCTTATGATTTAGTAGAGCAAGCTAGAATTATTAATTTATTGAAAAAAGCAGGAGTTTCTCTAGTAAATATAGATTTTAAAATACATCGTACAGATGATGTTTGGGTTAGAGACAATGGACCTATTTATGTGCGAGATGCACAAGGAAAGTTAGTAATAGAAGATTGGGGATTTAATGGCTGGGGAGGAAAATATGATTCAGCTAATTGCGATGCAATACCAACTGCTATCGGAGTCGATACAGGAATGGCTGTATTGAATTTAAATAATATTATGGTAAACGAAGGTGGATCTGTAGAATTAGATGGTCATGGCGTATTAATGGCCACAAAAAGCTCGATAATTAGTCAAAAGCCTAAAAATTCAATCAGAAATAAAGGAATGAGCCAAGCTCAAGCAGAGTCAAATTTTACAAAATACCTTGGTGCAACAAAGTTTATTTGGTTAGAGGGAGGTTTTAGCGAAGAGGATGTTACAGATATGCATATTGATGGAATAGTAAAATTTGCTTCGGGTAATAAAATGATTACCATGAGTGATTCAGATTTATCAAACTGGGGACTTATAGATTCGGATATTGCTATTTTAAAATCAGCTTCAAATGCTAAAAATGAAGTGTATACAAAAGTGATTTTACCACTTACGCAAGGTAATGTAACTACAAAAACAGGAATCGCTTTAGGGTACAAAGGAAGTTATATTAATTTTTATGTAGCAAACGGAAAAGTTTTGGTGCCTAATTATAATGATCCTAATGATGCTGTTGCTAATAAAATTATTGAAGAATTGTATCCTGGTAGAAAAGTTATAGGGATAGATGTGAGAAACTTATATGCGAATGGAGGAATGGTACATTGTGTTACACAACAACAGCCCTTACAGTAA
- a CDS encoding AraC family transcriptional regulator, whose protein sequence is MKIENIQKILMFLEDNYHRQIDPKELEDISNYSYRNIQRIFNSILKETIGDFCIRLKLENAYKQLVYTDHSIVGIAYDVGYSNNQSFAKAFKNKFLVTPLQARQNKKILFDEYVNVKKEMLSFIDFEYVYREEISVYYKILMSNNYDNSAINELWDAVIEKNRTIAPYDCFGVIVDQPIISDKEKSRYEVCIGSCVNPKLYLSKTIFGGWYAKYIHLGSYDEIEETYREIYYRWIYESDYELGTLSIIEQYIENEKSANFITEIYVPVKRKLSK, encoded by the coding sequence ATGAAAATAGAGAATATACAGAAGATTCTAATGTTTTTAGAAGATAATTATCATCGACAAATTGATCCCAAAGAGTTAGAAGATATTTCAAATTATTCTTATAGAAATATTCAGCGTATTTTTAATTCAATACTCAAGGAGACAATTGGAGATTTTTGTATCCGATTAAAACTAGAAAATGCATACAAGCAATTGGTTTATACAGATCATTCGATTGTAGGTATTGCTTATGATGTAGGGTATAGCAACAATCAATCTTTTGCTAAGGCATTTAAAAATAAATTTCTAGTAACTCCATTGCAAGCTAGGCAAAACAAGAAGATACTTTTTGATGAATATGTCAATGTAAAAAAAGAGATGCTTTCGTTTATTGATTTTGAATATGTGTATAGGGAAGAAATAAGTGTTTATTATAAAATATTGATGAGTAATAATTATGATAACAGCGCAATAAATGAGCTGTGGGATGCTGTTATTGAAAAGAATAGAACAATCGCACCTTATGATTGTTTTGGAGTAATTGTAGATCAACCAATAATTTCAGATAAAGAAAAATCAAGATATGAAGTTTGTATAGGTAGTTGTGTTAATCCTAAATTATATCTTTCGAAAACTATATTTGGAGGGTGGTATGCTAAATATATTCATCTTGGTAGTTATGATGAAATTGAAGAAACGTATCGTGAAATTTATTACCGATGGATTTATGAAAGCGATTATGAATTAGGTACTTTATCAATTATTGAGCAATATATTGAGAATGAGAAGTCTGCAAATTTTATAACAGAAATTTATGTTCCAGTAAAACGTAAGTTGTCAAAATAA